The following coding sequences lie in one Halorarum halophilum genomic window:
- a CDS encoding helix-turn-helix domain-containing protein: MSVIGDFTVPASAFALSDALSAVPEMTVRGDQHATHSTMEVLPFLWASGGDFGSFTRAMREDPSVEKVTVVDELGETLLYKVEWRDEFFALVDDMVDHHAAVIDARGRDGDWRLRLRFVEDSQVSSFQRHFDETGHPFEVQRLYHPSEARQREFGLTAEQHETLTVALRKGYFGVPRRTSMEDLGGLLGVSSNAVSQRLRRGCDSLLRSTLTIEDDAER, translated from the coding sequence ATGAGTGTCATCGGCGACTTCACGGTCCCGGCGAGCGCGTTCGCACTTTCGGACGCGCTGTCGGCCGTCCCGGAGATGACCGTCAGGGGTGACCAGCATGCCACGCACAGCACGATGGAGGTCCTTCCGTTCCTGTGGGCCTCGGGCGGCGATTTCGGCTCGTTCACACGCGCGATGCGGGAGGACCCGTCCGTCGAGAAGGTCACCGTCGTCGACGAGCTGGGGGAAACGCTCCTGTATAAGGTCGAGTGGAGGGACGAGTTCTTCGCCCTCGTCGACGATATGGTGGACCACCACGCCGCGGTGATCGACGCCAGGGGTCGCGATGGGGACTGGCGGCTCAGGCTTCGGTTCGTCGAGGACAGCCAGGTATCGTCCTTCCAGCGCCACTTCGACGAGACGGGCCACCCGTTCGAGGTGCAGCGGCTCTACCACCCCTCGGAGGCCCGTCAGCGCGAGTTCGGCCTCACCGCCGAGCAGCACGAGACGCTGACGGTGGCGCTCCGGAAGGGCTACTTCGGGGTGCCCCGGCGGACCTCGATGGAGGATCTCGGCGGTCTGCTCGGCGTGTCCTCGAACGCCGTCTCCCAGCGACTTCGCCGGGGATGCGACTCGCTCTTACGGAGCACGCTCACCATCGAGGATGACGCGGAAAGGTGA
- a CDS encoding M20/M25/M40 family metallo-hydrolase, translated as MNRFTRYDDDLRTFVESFLGFDTTDGGERDAQEWVLDRLASFGFDTYEWTADAERLATHPEFPDDPDEIPVADRPSVAGVAEFGDPEAGPTVVLNGHVDVVPADETLWDTDPFDPVWGEREDGSVTITARGAADMKVGTATCIFAGRALADAADDLDLNGRVVVESVAGEEEGGIGAASAAMDSPYPFERDAAIVAEPTSLTPVTATEGSLMKRLHVDGRSAHAARRWNGESVLPHFERIRRAFEELETERAERVRHPLYEQFSNPWPVNVGTVHAGSWASSVPASLDAEVRIGVAPGETVESVEAEFDAALGDVVADSEWLSAHPPTFERFSVQFSPAETDPDAAVVTTLRDAMDAAGLSETDPIGETYGADSRHFVHAGIPAVVFGPGDIDEAHFPNESIVWEEVLTAGEVITDTTCRLLS; from the coding sequence ATGAACCGATTCACGCGGTACGACGACGACCTGCGAACGTTCGTCGAGTCGTTCCTGGGGTTCGACACGACCGACGGCGGGGAACGCGATGCCCAGGAGTGGGTGCTCGACCGGCTCGCGTCGTTCGGCTTCGACACGTACGAGTGGACGGCCGACGCCGAGCGCCTCGCGACCCACCCGGAGTTCCCGGACGACCCGGACGAGATTCCGGTCGCGGACCGACCGAGTGTCGCCGGCGTCGCCGAGTTCGGCGACCCGGAGGCCGGCCCGACCGTCGTCCTCAACGGGCACGTGGACGTGGTACCGGCGGACGAGACGCTGTGGGACACCGACCCGTTCGACCCCGTCTGGGGCGAGCGCGAGGACGGATCGGTGACGATCACCGCCCGGGGTGCCGCCGACATGAAGGTCGGGACCGCGACGTGCATCTTCGCCGGACGGGCGCTCGCGGACGCGGCCGACGACCTCGACCTGAACGGGCGGGTCGTCGTCGAGAGCGTCGCCGGCGAGGAGGAGGGCGGGATCGGCGCCGCGTCGGCCGCGATGGACAGCCCGTACCCCTTCGAGCGCGACGCGGCGATCGTCGCCGAACCCACATCGCTGACGCCCGTCACGGCGACGGAAGGGAGCCTCATGAAGCGGCTCCACGTCGACGGCCGGTCGGCCCACGCCGCGCGCCGCTGGAACGGGGAGTCCGTCCTGCCGCACTTCGAGCGGATCCGCCGGGCGTTCGAGGAACTGGAGACGGAGCGTGCTGAGCGCGTCCGCCACCCGCTGTACGAGCAGTTCTCGAACCCGTGGCCCGTCAACGTCGGCACCGTCCACGCGGGGTCGTGGGCCTCCTCGGTGCCGGCGTCGCTGGACGCGGAGGTCCGTATCGGCGTCGCTCCGGGCGAGACCGTCGAGTCGGTGGAGGCCGAGTTCGACGCGGCGCTCGGCGACGTGGTCGCGGACAGCGAGTGGCTCTCCGCGCACCCGCCGACGTTCGAGCGGTTCTCCGTCCAGTTCTCGCCGGCCGAGACGGACCCGGACGCCGCGGTCGTGACGACCCTCCGGGACGCGATGGACGCCGCCGGGCTGTCGGAGACGGACCCCATCGGCGAGACGTACGGCGCGGACTCGCGCCACTTCGTCCACGCGGGGATTCCGGCCGTCGTCTTCGGCCCGGGCGACATCGACGAGGCGCACTTCCCGAACGAGTCGATCGTCTGGGAGGAGGTCCTGACCGCCGGCGAGGTCATCACGGACACTACTTGTAGGCTCCTCTCCTGA
- a CDS encoding DUF7332 family protein yields the protein MHRPVHSLALALLLLLATLSVPVAPAAADPADCFGTGEDLEIGSEGPTIDVSLYTSLFTNLPGEGEFGVSLVGTTGEHRIVTLRTGVVFAGVGDVTGFLADPFSRFGLAFDYRFELPMLSAVTGDDYTYEESDPPVDGIPEAECSVA from the coding sequence ATGCACCGACCCGTCCACTCGCTCGCCCTCGCGCTCCTCCTCCTCCTCGCCACGCTCTCGGTCCCCGTCGCCCCTGCCGCGGCCGACCCGGCCGACTGCTTCGGCACCGGCGAGGACCTCGAGATCGGGAGCGAAGGTCCGACCATCGACGTGTCGCTGTACACCTCGCTGTTCACGAACCTCCCCGGCGAGGGCGAGTTCGGCGTCTCGCTCGTCGGGACGACGGGCGAGCACCGGATCGTCACGCTCCGGACCGGCGTCGTCTTCGCCGGCGTCGGGGACGTGACCGGGTTCCTCGCGGACCCGTTCTCCCGGTTCGGGCTGGCGTTCGACTACCGGTTCGAACTCCCCATGCTGAGCGCCGTCACCGGGGACGACTACACCTACGAGGAGTCGGACCCGCCCGTCGACGGCATCCCCGAAGCCGAGTGTTCGGTGGCGTAA
- a CDS encoding endonuclease III domain-containing protein, with translation MSDDEPEVNISGGADGGGAFAEFEPGDADTRAEAVVDELGELYWQKAYGGQDAFECLVRTVLSQNTSDVASQPAHDSLMTRYGPGGSASAAGPDLAVSLADAPQDGLAETISSAGLYNQKSETLIRLAGRVVDEYGGAAGFDEFVKGGDPREVRSALLVMKGVGPKTADCVLLFAGGRGGVFPVDTHVHRIARRMGIAPPDADHEEVREHVEAAVPPEKCGFGHTAMIQFGREYCKARKPACLDGPEACPLYDLCDRVGVDELTGEVVDPAETVE, from the coding sequence ATGAGCGACGACGAGCCGGAGGTGAACATTAGCGGGGGTGCCGACGGCGGCGGCGCGTTCGCGGAGTTCGAACCCGGCGACGCCGACACCCGCGCCGAGGCGGTCGTGGACGAACTCGGGGAACTGTACTGGCAGAAGGCGTACGGCGGGCAGGACGCGTTCGAGTGTCTCGTCCGCACCGTCCTCTCGCAGAACACGAGCGACGTGGCGAGCCAGCCCGCCCACGACAGCCTGATGACCAGGTACGGCCCCGGCGGAAGCGCGTCGGCGGCCGGTCCGGACCTCGCGGTCTCGCTCGCCGACGCCCCGCAGGACGGCCTCGCCGAAACTATCTCCTCGGCGGGCCTCTACAACCAGAAGTCGGAGACGCTGATCCGACTCGCGGGTCGCGTGGTCGACGAGTACGGCGGCGCGGCGGGGTTCGACGAGTTCGTGAAGGGGGGCGACCCGAGGGAGGTCCGGTCGGCGCTGCTCGTGATGAAGGGCGTCGGGCCGAAGACCGCGGACTGCGTCCTCCTGTTCGCCGGCGGCCGCGGCGGCGTCTTCCCGGTCGACACGCACGTCCACCGCATCGCGCGCCGGATGGGGATCGCGCCGCCCGACGCCGACCACGAGGAGGTACGCGAGCACGTCGAGGCCGCGGTTCCACCGGAGAAGTGCGGCTTCGGTCACACGGCGATGATCCAGTTCGGCAGGGAGTACTGCAAGGCGCGGAAACCGGCCTGTCTGGACGGACCGGAGGCGTGCCCACTGTACGACCTGTGCGACCGCGTCGGCGTCGACGAACTAACGGGGGAGGTCGTGGATCCTGCCGAGACGGTCGAGTGA
- a CDS encoding oligosaccharyl transferase, archaeosortase A system-associated: MSNGSDSDASATGSPSVPGLEYDFEGKSVLDILRDLYHVPVLLAVFATMLWIRLQSYDRFTQGGEIYFSGNDAWYHLRETIYAVQHWPFTMPFDPWTNFPTGTASGGQFGSLFDQLVALAALILGLGDPSSELIARTLLVSPAVFGALTVIPAYLIGKRLGGRIGGLFASVVLLLLPGTFLRRTLVGFADHNGAEPFFQGLAVVAIMVALAVAQRDRPIWELVESRDWDALREPAKWSALAGVAMGLYLWVWPPGILLVGVFAVYVTLQSVSDYVGGRSPDHVAFVAIVSMATTLLFAVISFDEASFSPSSISLLHLSFIPTVAVGAAGLAWLARQFDAREFSDDRLTAFGFPVAVSALGAVAILAVVLIPVEPFSTISNNLLRFVGFSAGAASRTIGEAQPFLSSGLSRYYSDTGVVLAEYGFAFVTALLAAVWMLAKPLWQRGEDDDYLLLGGATLLVLFMFVGRGLYNDFAGALGVNPQLLGLAIVGALVFAAVIRVRYDAEHLFAFVWVAFITAAAFTQVRFNYYLAVGVAAFNAYFIAEFLRAIDVDLSRESVPDVETYQLIAVALAVMVVLVPVLMLPLSLGNSGSASIDRTSTAWQTGNSTGPGSVVVWDQSLEWMQNNTPREGTLGGANNGEQLDYYGKYDRPQDGDFDYPDGSYGVQSWWDYGHYITVQGERIPNANPFQQGATEAANYLLAPNESQAEAVLERNSEDDATTRYVMVDWEMVTETSKLSAPAVFYDEGNLSANDLYSRDTPVLRETQRGYGVAFYDHPQRYYDSQMVRLYKYHGSRAEPTVNTGFGEAVIVFDYDPVPQAPDYKAVPQGENATAIRTFPNMTAAEQFVEEDGTAQIGGVGDYPREPVPALQHYRLVDASETSAYASQQYQQSVLRESQSLGLRPGLLQKTSPNWVKTFERVPGATVEGSGADPNETVTATVQMKMAPGENASTFTYEQQTTADENGNFEFALPYSTTGYDEYGPENGYTDVGVRADGPYSVTGEVTSNDSAYLLRDQATLNVSEGDVNGAEDGTASVTLQEEVLQEPGGANESNGNETSGNETAGNETAGNQTAGNETLGNGTASNETGGNESASIAASGPPTHSGASAPAVRAGVRTAARP; the protein is encoded by the coding sequence ATGAGTAACGGCAGCGATAGTGACGCGAGCGCCACGGGTTCACCCTCCGTCCCTGGCCTCGAGTACGACTTCGAGGGGAAGTCGGTTCTCGACATCCTCCGGGACCTCTACCACGTCCCGGTGCTCCTCGCGGTCTTCGCGACGATGTTGTGGATCCGCCTCCAGTCGTACGACCGCTTCACGCAGGGCGGCGAGATCTACTTCAGCGGCAACGACGCGTGGTACCACCTCCGCGAGACGATCTACGCGGTCCAGCACTGGCCGTTCACGATGCCGTTCGACCCGTGGACGAACTTTCCGACCGGCACGGCGTCGGGCGGGCAGTTCGGGAGCCTGTTCGACCAGCTCGTCGCGCTGGCCGCGCTGATTCTCGGGCTCGGCGACCCCTCCTCCGAACTCATCGCACGAACGCTCCTCGTCTCCCCGGCCGTGTTCGGCGCGCTGACCGTCATTCCGGCATACCTCATCGGCAAACGGCTCGGCGGGCGCATCGGCGGCCTGTTCGCGTCCGTCGTCCTCCTGCTCCTACCCGGCACCTTCCTCCGACGGACGCTCGTCGGCTTCGCCGATCACAACGGGGCCGAGCCGTTCTTCCAGGGCCTCGCGGTCGTCGCCATCATGGTCGCACTCGCGGTAGCACAGCGGGACCGCCCGATCTGGGAACTCGTCGAATCCCGCGACTGGGACGCGCTCCGCGAACCGGCAAAGTGGAGCGCGCTCGCGGGCGTCGCGATGGGCCTCTACCTCTGGGTATGGCCGCCGGGAATCCTCCTCGTCGGCGTGTTCGCCGTCTATGTGACCCTCCAGTCGGTGAGCGATTACGTCGGCGGTCGGTCCCCGGACCACGTCGCGTTCGTGGCTATCGTGTCGATGGCGACCACGCTGCTGTTCGCCGTCATCAGCTTCGACGAAGCGTCATTCAGCCCTTCGTCGATCAGCCTCCTCCACCTCTCGTTCATCCCCACCGTCGCAGTGGGTGCCGCCGGGCTGGCCTGGCTCGCTCGCCAGTTCGATGCTCGCGAGTTCTCCGACGACCGGCTCACCGCGTTCGGCTTCCCGGTGGCGGTTTCCGCACTGGGGGCCGTCGCGATTCTCGCGGTGGTCCTGATCCCCGTCGAGCCGTTCTCGACCATCAGCAACAACCTCCTCCGCTTCGTCGGCTTCAGCGCCGGCGCGGCCAGTCGCACCATCGGCGAGGCCCAGCCGTTCCTCTCGTCGGGGCTCTCCCGGTACTACTCCGACACCGGCGTCGTCCTCGCCGAGTACGGCTTCGCGTTCGTCACAGCCCTCCTCGCGGCGGTCTGGATGCTCGCCAAGCCGCTCTGGCAGCGGGGTGAGGACGACGACTACCTCCTGCTCGGCGGTGCCACGCTCCTCGTCCTGTTCATGTTCGTCGGACGCGGGCTGTACAACGACTTCGCCGGGGCACTCGGCGTCAACCCGCAGTTGCTCGGACTCGCCATCGTCGGCGCGCTCGTGTTCGCCGCCGTCATCCGCGTCCGGTACGACGCCGAACACCTGTTCGCGTTCGTCTGGGTCGCCTTCATCACGGCCGCGGCGTTCACCCAGGTCCGGTTCAACTACTACCTCGCGGTCGGGGTCGCGGCGTTCAACGCCTACTTCATCGCCGAGTTCCTGCGCGCCATCGACGTCGACCTCTCGCGGGAGTCGGTCCCCGACGTGGAGACCTACCAGCTGATCGCGGTCGCGTTGGCGGTGATGGTCGTGCTCGTCCCCGTCCTGATGCTCCCGCTCTCGCTCGGGAACTCGGGCAGCGCCTCCATCGACCGTACCAGCACGGCGTGGCAGACCGGCAACAGTACCGGCCCCGGGTCGGTCGTCGTGTGGGACCAGAGCCTCGAGTGGATGCAGAACAATACGCCACGGGAGGGAACCCTCGGCGGCGCGAACAACGGGGAGCAACTCGACTACTACGGGAAGTACGACCGTCCGCAGGACGGGGACTTCGACTACCCGGACGGCTCCTACGGCGTCCAGTCCTGGTGGGACTACGGTCACTACATCACGGTCCAGGGCGAGCGCATCCCGAACGCCAACCCGTTCCAGCAGGGCGCGACCGAGGCGGCGAACTACCTCCTCGCGCCGAACGAGTCGCAGGCCGAAGCGGTCCTCGAGCGGAACAGCGAGGACGACGCCACTACCCGCTACGTGATGGTCGACTGGGAGATGGTAACGGAGACGTCCAAGCTCAGCGCCCCCGCCGTGTTCTACGACGAGGGGAACCTCTCGGCGAACGACCTCTACTCGCGAGACACGCCAGTGCTCCGCGAGACCCAGCGGGGGTATGGGGTCGCGTTCTACGACCACCCGCAACGGTACTACGACAGCCAGATGGTCCGGCTGTACAAGTACCACGGTAGCCGCGCCGAGCCGACGGTGAACACCGGGTTCGGCGAGGCCGTCATCGTCTTCGACTACGACCCCGTCCCGCAGGCACCCGATTACAAGGCCGTGCCGCAGGGTGAGAACGCCACGGCAATCCGAACGTTCCCCAACATGACCGCCGCCGAGCAGTTCGTCGAGGAGGACGGGACGGCACAGATCGGCGGCGTGGGTGACTACCCGCGCGAGCCCGTGCCGGCCCTCCAGCACTACCGCCTCGTCGACGCGAGCGAGACCTCGGCGTACGCGTCCCAGCAGTACCAGCAGTCGGTGCTGCGGGAGTCGCAGTCGCTCGGCCTCCGGCCCGGACTGCTCCAGAAGACGTCGCCCAACTGGGTGAAGACGTTCGAGCGCGTCCCGGGCGCGACCGTCGAGGGCTCGGGTGCAGACCCGAACGAGACGGTCACCGCGACCGTGCAGATGAAGATGGCGCCCGGCGAGAACGCCTCGACGTTCACCTACGAGCAGCAGACGACGGCCGACGAGAACGGGAACTTCGAGTTCGCCCTCCCGTACTCGACGACCGGATACGACGAGTACGGCCCGGAGAACGGCTACACCGACGTGGGCGTTCGGGCGGACGGCCCGTACAGCGTCACCGGCGAGGTGACGTCGAACGACAGCGCCTACCTGCTCCGCGACCAGGCGACGCTGAACGTCAGCGAGGGCGACGTGAACGGCGCCGAGGACGGAACCGCCTCGGTGACCCTCCAGGAGGAGGTGCTCCAGGAACCCGGCGGTGCGAACGAATCTAACGGGAACGAAACCAGCGGTAACGAGACCGCTGGGAACGAGACGGCTGGAAACCAGACTGCCGGAAACGAAACCCTGGGTAACGGAACCGCGAGCAACGAGACCGGCGGCAACGAGTCCGCCTCGATCGCGGCGTCGGGTCCGCCGACCCACAGCGGAGCAAGCGCGCCCGCCGTTCGCGCGGGCGTCCGTACCGCTGCACGCCCCTAG
- a CDS encoding DUF371 domain-containing protein: MPEEVVTASGHEHVSAEHASTFEVTSDDWLTPAGDCIVGVAADRVPTDFSEEFVTACRDADARITATFEAAGIEDVVTGRGDPDLTFEGDRSLVGRTSDYVDERTVMVEADRSAEGLDRKLVTALSRGASLTVTFSVE; this comes from the coding sequence ATGCCGGAGGAAGTCGTCACCGCGAGCGGCCACGAGCACGTGAGCGCCGAGCACGCGAGTACGTTCGAGGTCACGAGCGACGACTGGCTCACGCCGGCGGGCGACTGCATCGTCGGCGTGGCGGCCGATCGCGTCCCGACCGACTTCTCGGAGGAGTTCGTGACCGCCTGCCGCGACGCCGACGCCCGGATCACGGCGACGTTCGAGGCCGCCGGTATCGAGGACGTCGTGACCGGCCGCGGCGACCCCGACCTGACGTTCGAGGGAGACCGGAGCCTCGTCGGTCGGACGAGCGACTACGTCGACGAACGGACGGTGATGGTCGAGGCCGACAGGTCAGCCGAGGGCCTCGACCGGAAACTGGTGACGGCGCTCTCCCGGGGCGCGTCGCTGACGGTTACGTTTTCAGTGGAGTGA
- a CDS encoding FAD-binding oxidoreductase, which produces MTDTSFLNALLSTEQVSTTDADRDHHGRDWGTAERDASPPDVVVWPETTAEVADVLAAATERGVPVTPFAAGTGIEGNAVPTHGGISLDLTRMDSVDEVRPADRQIDVEAGVVGAAVDDAVASHGLFFPPLPTSAEMATVGGMIATNASGKRTVKYGKVADWVREIEVVLADGSVFTAGTRAEKSSSGYNLRDLIVGSEGTLGVVTRATLQLAGRPEQSRVGRASFASIEDATAAAADIVRSGVDVSAVELVDTLSARMVNDYIGSTLPEGPMLFLELQADHAVDAEVDFCRGVIDAHDPVSVEFEDRSTGADVWEPRRELADAVRAYYPDRRSLHAGDVAVPVSSYAALLGRIHELSDEYDIPIPTFGHAGDGNVHFDVLVDPTDESSVADAADIYEEVVGMAIDLGGTATGEHGIGRGKRRFLLVEHGETGVRAMRAIKDALDPAGTLNPGKIFPDEPDESSE; this is translated from the coding sequence ATGACCGACACGTCGTTTCTCAACGCGCTCCTCTCGACGGAGCAGGTGTCGACGACCGATGCCGACCGGGACCACCACGGACGCGACTGGGGGACCGCCGAGCGCGACGCCTCACCGCCGGACGTCGTCGTCTGGCCCGAAACGACCGCCGAGGTCGCGGACGTCCTCGCCGCGGCGACCGAGCGAGGCGTCCCGGTCACGCCCTTCGCGGCCGGGACGGGGATCGAGGGCAACGCGGTTCCGACCCACGGCGGCATCAGCCTCGACCTGACGCGGATGGATTCCGTCGACGAGGTCCGGCCGGCCGACCGCCAGATCGACGTCGAGGCCGGCGTCGTCGGCGCGGCCGTCGACGACGCCGTCGCGTCCCACGGGTTGTTCTTCCCCCCGCTCCCGACCTCCGCCGAGATGGCGACCGTCGGGGGCATGATCGCGACGAACGCGAGCGGGAAGCGGACCGTCAAGTACGGGAAGGTGGCCGACTGGGTGCGCGAGATAGAGGTGGTCCTCGCCGACGGGTCGGTGTTCACGGCCGGGACCCGGGCCGAGAAGAGTTCGTCGGGCTACAACCTCCGGGACCTGATCGTCGGCAGCGAGGGCACCCTGGGCGTCGTGACGCGCGCGACGCTCCAACTCGCGGGACGCCCGGAACAGTCGCGTGTCGGCCGCGCGAGCTTTGCGAGCATCGAGGACGCGACGGCGGCCGCGGCCGACATCGTGCGGTCCGGCGTCGACGTCAGCGCCGTCGAACTCGTCGACACCCTGAGCGCCAGGATGGTCAACGACTACATCGGGTCGACGTTGCCGGAGGGGCCAATGCTGTTCCTGGAGTTGCAGGCGGACCACGCCGTCGACGCCGAGGTCGACTTCTGCCGGGGGGTCATCGACGCGCACGACCCCGTTTCGGTCGAGTTCGAGGACAGATCGACCGGCGCGGACGTGTGGGAGCCGCGGCGCGAACTCGCCGACGCAGTCCGCGCGTACTATCCGGACCGCAGGTCGCTCCACGCGGGCGACGTCGCGGTTCCCGTCAGTTCGTACGCGGCGCTCCTCGGGCGCATTCACGAACTGTCCGACGAGTACGATATCCCGATCCCGACGTTCGGGCACGCGGGCGACGGCAACGTTCACTTCGACGTGCTCGTCGATCCGACCGACGAGTCGTCCGTCGCGGACGCGGCCGACATCTACGAGGAGGTCGTCGGGATGGCCATCGACCTGGGCGGGACGGCGACCGGGGAGCACGGGATCGGTCGGGGCAAGCGGCGGTTCCTGCTGGTCGAACACGGCGAGACGGGCGTCAGGGCGATGCGGGCGATCAAGGACGCGCTGGACCCGGCCGGGACGCTCAACCCGGGGAAGATCTTCCCGGACGAACCCGACGAATCATCGGAGTGA
- a CDS encoding DUF7344 domain-containing protein → MSNDTRMHSESAKGEDAIVDQNRLFSAMGSRRSRLALAYLHEHDDQLSLADLADEVAVAEHDRSVADVPAEAVKRVHVSLYHNEVPKLRNLGLVAYEQERDLVALSEDGADATSLLIELDLL, encoded by the coding sequence ATGAGTAACGACACGAGGATGCACTCTGAATCCGCCAAGGGGGAGGACGCGATTGTCGACCAGAACAGGCTGTTCTCGGCGATGGGGAGCCGGCGGTCACGGCTCGCACTCGCCTACCTGCACGAGCACGACGACCAGCTGTCGCTCGCCGACCTCGCTGACGAGGTCGCCGTTGCGGAGCACGACCGGTCGGTCGCCGACGTTCCGGCGGAGGCTGTCAAGCGCGTCCACGTCAGCCTGTATCACAACGAGGTACCGAAACTCCGGAACCTCGGACTCGTAGCGTACGAGCAGGAGCGCGACCTCGTCGCGCTCTCGGAGGACGGGGCCGACGCGACGTCCCTGCTGATCGAACTCGACCTGCTGTAG
- a CDS encoding DUF368 domain-containing protein — MGTADAVPGVSGGTIALITGIYDRLIAAVTSFDVELVRRALGGLTGDRDRFAGAWRDADLTFLLVLGTGILTAVLTVTRVLHVAINTRPAPTFGFFFGLIAASALVLWSELHLNSRRRVVAGLVGAVLAFVVSGEAGAALPNSPATTAFAGAFAVSAMILPGISGSLVLVILGQYERMSGALSAFQDALVGVVGGADPSTLAGPGVTVVSFMAGGVVGLLTIAHLVRRALERDRATTMTFLVGLIVGALRAPVASAGANLAELGRGWTPETVGLFAAAAVVGALAIFAVDRAAGGIEL, encoded by the coding sequence ATGGGGACTGCCGACGCCGTCCCGGGCGTCTCGGGCGGGACCATCGCGCTCATCACGGGCATCTACGACCGGCTGATCGCGGCCGTCACGTCGTTCGACGTGGAACTCGTTCGGCGCGCGCTCGGCGGGCTGACCGGGGACCGCGACCGGTTCGCGGGCGCGTGGCGCGACGCGGACCTGACGTTCCTGCTGGTGCTCGGCACCGGCATCCTCACGGCGGTGCTCACCGTGACGCGCGTCCTCCACGTCGCCATCAACACGCGGCCCGCGCCGACGTTCGGCTTCTTCTTCGGGCTCATCGCCGCGTCGGCGCTCGTCCTGTGGAGCGAACTCCACCTGAACTCGCGGCGGCGGGTCGTCGCCGGCCTCGTGGGCGCGGTGCTCGCATTCGTCGTCTCGGGCGAGGCGGGCGCGGCCCTGCCGAACTCCCCGGCGACGACCGCGTTCGCCGGCGCGTTCGCGGTGAGCGCGATGATCCTCCCGGGCATCTCTGGGTCGCTCGTACTCGTCATCCTCGGGCAGTACGAGCGCATGTCGGGCGCGCTGTCGGCGTTCCAGGACGCCCTGGTCGGGGTCGTTGGCGGCGCTGACCCGTCGACGCTCGCCGGGCCGGGGGTGACCGTGGTCTCGTTCATGGCCGGCGGCGTGGTCGGACTGCTGACGATCGCCCACCTGGTCCGCCGCGCGCTGGAGCGCGACCGGGCGACGACGATGACGTTCCTCGTCGGGCTCATCGTGGGCGCGCTCCGCGCGCCGGTCGCGAGCGCGGGGGCGAACCTCGCCGAACTCGGTCGCGGGTGGACGCCTGAGACCGTCGGGCTGTTCGCCGCCGCCGCCGTGGTCGGCGCGCTCGCCATCTTCGCCGTGGACCGTGCGGCGGGCGGCATCGAGCTGTGA